In a single window of the Niabella ginsenosidivorans genome:
- a CDS encoding LytR/AlgR family response regulator transcription factor, translating into MKVAIFEDEKLNADRLVQLLQTAAPDIEVLTVIESIEEGAKWLSQYGNKADIVFMDIQLSDGNCFEMLQQVTFKIPVIFTTAYDKFALQAFQVHSIDYLLKPIDKTELERALAKFHYFKNQANTFIDVSRIAEAFYRQENTRFIGRANNQIVYVKAKDIACIAYADGITKVMTHAGKKIPLDYSLDQMEKMLNRTLFFRINRKMIISIDAITRINSYYNNRLILQLNPDIGTTDTIVSRERVASFKSWLEGREPDFS; encoded by the coding sequence ATGAAGGTCGCCATTTTTGAAGACGAAAAATTAAACGCTGACCGGCTGGTACAGTTACTGCAAACGGCTGCTCCGGACATAGAGGTACTGACCGTTATTGAATCAATTGAAGAGGGCGCTAAGTGGCTGTCACAATATGGCAATAAGGCGGATATTGTTTTTATGGACATCCAGCTTTCTGACGGAAATTGTTTTGAAATGCTGCAGCAGGTAACGTTTAAGATCCCTGTCATATTTACCACGGCGTATGATAAATTTGCCTTACAGGCATTCCAGGTGCACAGTATTGATTATCTTTTAAAGCCTATTGATAAGACAGAGCTGGAAAGAGCGCTGGCCAAATTTCACTATTTTAAAAATCAGGCAAATACTTTTATTGATGTTTCCAGGATAGCGGAGGCATTTTACCGGCAGGAAAATACAAGATTTATCGGCAGGGCAAATAATCAGATCGTTTATGTAAAAGCAAAAGACATCGCCTGTATTGCATATGCAGACGGGATAACAAAGGTGATGACCCATGCAGGAAAAAAGATCCCGTTGGATTATTCTTTAGACCAGATGGAAAAAATGCTGAACAGAACCTTGTTTTTTCGTATTAACCGGAAAATGATCATAAGTATTGACGCCATAACCCGGATCAATAGCTATTACAATAACAGGCTCATTTTACAATTAAACCCGGATATTGGCACTACCGATACGATTGTAAGCAGAGAACGGGTAGCCTCTTTTAAAAGCTGGCTGGAAGGACGGGAGCCGGATTTTTCTTAA
- a CDS encoding rhomboid family intramembrane serine protease codes for MFPIGDDNSSRTITPYINYLLIALNIFVFIFVQALGTNPYIIAGFSTVPAEIISGQDIVGNGLGPTPVPVYATIITSMFMHGSIAHIAGNMLYLWIFGDNLENVMGHFRYLLFYLICGVLASLSHVFVAALLDNGLFVPSLGASGAISGVLGGYLILFPKNRVRIFALPFIFRVPAVITLGLWILTQIVSQWNSIHGQEDTGVAYAAHIGGFFAGIFLVRSFAKRSAVFQG; via the coding sequence ATGTTTCCTATAGGAGATGATAATTCAAGTCGCACTATAACGCCTTATATCAACTACCTGCTGATTGCACTGAACATCTTTGTATTCATTTTTGTACAGGCTCTGGGAACGAATCCGTACATCATTGCCGGTTTTTCTACAGTTCCTGCGGAGATCATCAGCGGGCAGGATATAGTTGGAAACGGGCTTGGTCCTACTCCTGTTCCTGTTTATGCCACCATTATCACTTCCATGTTCATGCACGGCAGCATTGCGCATATAGCGGGGAACATGCTTTACCTGTGGATCTTCGGAGATAACCTGGAGAATGTGATGGGGCATTTCAGGTATCTTTTATTTTACCTTATCTGCGGCGTTCTTGCTTCTCTTAGTCATGTGTTCGTTGCAGCGCTGCTGGATAACGGCCTGTTTGTGCCAAGCCTCGGGGCATCCGGTGCAATATCCGGTGTGCTGGGTGGCTATCTTATATTATTTCCTAAAAACAGGGTGCGGATATTTGCGCTTCCCTTTATTTTCAGGGTGCCAGCCGTCATTACACTTGGCCTCTGGATCCTTACGCAGATCGTCAGTCAGTGGAATTCTATTCACGGGCAGGAAGATACAGGTGTTGCGTATGCTGCTCATATAGGAGGTTTCTTTGCAGGTATTTTTTTAGTGCGGTCGTTTGCAAAACGATCGGCAGTTTTCCAGGGTTAA
- a CDS encoding DUF6600 domain-containing protein, with protein sequence MKRLITTISFSLFLALAMAVSQRATAQVSVGASINFQTFYDELSPYGEWVDYPDYGYAWRPRVDAGFRPYATGGHWVYSDEYDWMWASDYDWGWAPFHYGRWFYDSFYGWMWVPGYEWSPAWVAWRGGGDYYGWAPLRPGISISIGIGSYNPPYDYWTFAPGRYMNSPYISRYYYPYRNNTTIINRTTIINNYYGGNRGGGRRGYYVNGPRRTDVERYTGRIQSVRVRDANRPGRTSVGRGAVSVYRPAVQRTTTNTRYAPRTVQQYNRSDARANSNAGRSAVNNSARNQRQQQVNNTRQQQSVNRQQQANARNQQVQAQRQQQTNARQQEDRQRQMSMRNDQARQQQMQQRNQQAQIQRQQAQQRNQQMQRQQQMQTQRNNELRQQRQQQMQQRQQQVQAQRQQQIQQRQQVQRSAPARSDASRGGGGRSEGSRGSRGDGRR encoded by the coding sequence ATGAAACGTCTAATTACCACAATCAGCTTCAGCTTGTTTCTGGCACTGGCCATGGCTGTTTCCCAAAGGGCAACAGCTCAGGTGAGCGTTGGGGCAAGCATTAATTTCCAAACGTTCTATGATGAGCTGAGCCCTTATGGTGAGTGGGTAGATTACCCGGATTATGGCTATGCATGGCGTCCCCGTGTGGATGCAGGGTTCCGGCCGTATGCTACAGGCGGGCACTGGGTTTATTCAGATGAGTATGACTGGATGTGGGCCTCTGATTATGATTGGGGCTGGGCACCGTTCCACTACGGCAGATGGTTTTATGATTCCTTTTACGGATGGATGTGGGTACCTGGCTATGAATGGTCTCCGGCATGGGTAGCCTGGCGCGGTGGCGGCGATTATTATGGATGGGCACCGTTGCGTCCGGGTATCAGTATCAGCATCGGTATCGGAAGCTATAACCCTCCGTATGATTACTGGACATTTGCTCCGGGGCGTTATATGAATTCGCCTTATATCAGCCGGTATTACTACCCCTACAGAAACAATACCACCATCATTAACAGAACCACTATCATTAACAACTATTATGGCGGCAACCGGGGTGGCGGAAGAAGAGGTTACTATGTCAATGGCCCCCGCCGTACAGATGTAGAAAGATATACAGGCCGTATTCAAAGTGTACGTGTAAGAGATGCCAACAGGCCGGGCCGTACTTCAGTGGGCAGGGGAGCTGTTTCCGTTTACCGTCCTGCCGTGCAAAGAACAACGACCAATACAAGGTATGCTCCAAGAACAGTACAGCAGTACAACCGTTCCGATGCAAGAGCAAACAGCAATGCGGGTAGAAGTGCTGTGAATAACAGCGCCAGAAACCAGCGCCAGCAGCAGGTGAATAATACACGCCAACAGCAGTCTGTAAATCGTCAGCAACAGGCGAATGCACGGAATCAGCAGGTACAGGCGCAACGCCAGCAGCAGACAAATGCCCGGCAGCAAGAGGACCGTCAACGACAAATGAGCATGCGTAACGACCAGGCACGCCAGCAGCAAATGCAGCAACGGAACCAGCAGGCACAGATACAGCGTCAGCAGGCTCAGCAACGCAATCAACAAATGCAGCGCCAGCAGCAGATGCAGACACAACGGAATAATGAATTACGCCAGCAGCGTCAGCAACAAATGCAGCAGCGTCAGCAGCAGGTACAGGCGCAACGCCAGCAGCAAATACAACAGCGCCAGCAGGTACAGAGAAGCGCTCCGGCAAGGTCTGATGCATCAAGAGGCGGGGGAGGACGCAGTGAAGGAAGCAGAGGCAGCCGCGGTGATGGAAGAAGATAA
- a CDS encoding NAD-dependent epimerase/dehydratase family protein: protein MAKVLITGATGLLGYNTALEFCRQGSDVRVLVRSNTELAVLKSLFCEIYYGSIENGDDVSTAVTGCDYVIHAASLTAQWGIDKEQYETVNIKGTENVIRACLNNNIKKLVYISTANTIAPGSIQNPGTELNSFTLFKVNSPYINTKYIAQQKVLEAVVEKQLPAVVLNPTFMIGPFDFKPSSGRIFKFASGAVVFYPPGGKNFVYVKDVSKAIMAACTAPVSGECLLVAGENMSYRHFFKMTNMIRKQKSLMIRIPAFLLKAAGFMGTVLGWMLNKRLKLNYSSAKLLCMDNYYSGTKAKDQLGIAYTPVAKAVTDALAWFETENKID from the coding sequence ATGGCAAAGGTGTTAATTACAGGGGCGACGGGTTTATTAGGCTATAATACCGCACTGGAGTTTTGCCGGCAGGGATCCGATGTGCGCGTGCTGGTGAGGAGCAATACAGAGTTAGCGGTACTTAAGAGCCTGTTTTGTGAAATCTATTATGGCAGTATTGAAAACGGTGATGATGTGAGCACTGCTGTTACAGGTTGCGATTATGTGATACATGCAGCATCCCTTACCGCACAATGGGGCATAGATAAAGAACAATATGAAACAGTAAATATTAAAGGAACCGAGAATGTGATTCGGGCTTGTTTGAACAACAATATAAAAAAGCTGGTTTATATCAGCACGGCAAATACAATAGCACCCGGTTCTATACAAAATCCGGGAACAGAGCTGAATAGTTTTACGCTTTTTAAGGTAAACTCTCCCTATATCAACACCAAATATATAGCCCAGCAAAAAGTACTGGAAGCCGTGGTTGAAAAACAACTGCCGGCAGTAGTCCTGAATCCCACATTTATGATTGGTCCGTTTGATTTTAAACCGAGTTCAGGGCGCATCTTTAAATTTGCATCAGGAGCCGTGGTGTTTTATCCCCCGGGTGGTAAGAATTTTGTTTATGTTAAGGATGTCAGTAAAGCAATAATGGCCGCCTGCACTGCTCCGGTATCAGGCGAATGCCTGCTGGTGGCAGGAGAAAATATGAGTTACCGTCATTTTTTTAAAATGACGAATATGATCCGGAAACAAAAATCATTAATGATCAGAATACCCGCTTTTTTATTAAAGGCGGCTGGTTTTATGGGAACTGTTTTAGGCTGGATGCTTAATAAAAGACTAAAGCTGAATTATTCTTCAGCCAAATTATTATGTATGGATAATTATTATTCAGGAACAAAAGCGAAGGATCAACTGGGCATAGCATATACGCCGGTTGCTAAGGCAGTTACTGATGCACTGGCATGGTTTGAAACAGAAAATAAAATTGATTAA
- a CDS encoding J domain-containing protein — protein MKDYYKILGLTPSANLQDIKNAYRKLAHQYHPDKNPSNSYAEAQFQLIKEAYTTLITPELKEAYLQERWLHKTMGRGMEAPAVTPPQLLNKVLAAHRAFLKMDAYRVDKKGIFRELAGLINEEKIELLNRFDEEAINNEIIKWMTESIFLIRYRDQLIVLDQLKKIQAGSSAQLLICQKQKEIRQAILWARAQPVLLLLIIILLCIIIARSL, from the coding sequence TTGAAAGATTATTATAAAATATTAGGCCTCACCCCTTCTGCCAATTTACAGGATATAAAAAACGCTTACCGCAAACTTGCACATCAGTATCACCCAGACAAAAATCCTTCCAATAGTTATGCCGAAGCCCAGTTTCAACTGATAAAAGAAGCCTATACCACTCTTATCACTCCCGAATTAAAAGAGGCTTACCTGCAGGAACGATGGCTGCATAAAACGATGGGAAGAGGCATGGAAGCGCCGGCAGTTACTCCTCCGCAGCTCCTCAATAAAGTGTTAGCAGCGCACCGGGCCTTTTTGAAAATGGATGCATACCGTGTAGATAAAAAAGGAATTTTCCGGGAACTGGCCGGTCTGATCAATGAGGAAAAGATCGAGCTCCTTAACCGGTTTGACGAGGAAGCGATCAATAATGAAATAATAAAATGGATGACGGAAAGTATTTTCCTGATCCGGTACCGGGATCAGCTAATTGTTCTGGATCAATTAAAAAAAATACAGGCAGGCAGCAGTGCACAGCTCCTCATCTGTCAAAAACAAAAGGAGATCCGACAGGCCATTTTATGGGCGCGTGCTCAGCCGGTTTTGCTCCTTCTGATAATTATCCTACTTTGCATAATAATTGCCCGTTCTTTATAA
- a CDS encoding sensor histidine kinase has product MNRRQLEGFLQHPLLRYVARIIILYGFSVVFRSFDMSFKNTADSSFFREQSFSLMFVVLGLLIWGGGSRLAVFLQKKTAGKKRSYAVIVLCAGLVVFGLFAAFLFGLSYSFFDICLFNRYEAWESFSHLSYDLIFGAFIFYLLILGFSGILFYYKNWQEARLNAERLRRENMQARYDVLKSQIDPHFFFNSLSVLTSLVYKSADLSAEYITRLSKCYRYILDQKAENLVALRTELSFLESYLFLIRIRHQNSIFFHIDQPTEKQEASLLPPAALQMLVENAVKHNRFAVNDPLHVTIRFTDQHIIISNDLRKRAENPFSTGVGLPNIKKRYELITDSKVEITETDGLFTVKLPFLSEDLKEQF; this is encoded by the coding sequence ATGAACAGACGACAACTGGAAGGCTTTCTACAACATCCGCTGCTAAGATATGTGGCGCGGATCATTATTCTCTATGGCTTCAGTGTGGTATTCCGTTCTTTTGATATGTCGTTCAAAAACACCGCGGATTCCTCCTTTTTCAGAGAACAGTCATTTAGTCTGATGTTTGTTGTACTGGGTTTACTCATATGGGGAGGAGGCTCCCGCCTGGCTGTTTTTTTACAGAAAAAGACTGCAGGTAAGAAAAGGTCTTATGCGGTTATAGTACTTTGCGCAGGGTTGGTAGTGTTTGGCCTGTTTGCGGCATTTCTTTTCGGACTGTCCTATTCCTTTTTTGATATCTGTTTATTTAACCGGTATGAAGCCTGGGAAAGCTTTAGCCATCTGAGTTATGATCTTATTTTCGGGGCTTTTATTTTTTACCTGCTAATATTAGGTTTTAGTGGCATCCTGTTTTATTATAAAAACTGGCAGGAAGCCCGTTTGAATGCAGAACGTTTGCGGCGCGAAAATATGCAGGCGCGTTATGATGTGCTGAAAAGCCAGATCGATCCTCATTTTTTCTTTAATTCCCTGAGTGTTTTAACCAGCCTTGTTTATAAAAGCGCTGATTTGTCGGCTGAATATATAACCCGGTTGTCCAAATGTTACCGTTATATCCTGGATCAGAAGGCTGAAAATCTGGTTGCCCTGCGGACAGAGCTTTCATTTCTGGAATCTTACCTGTTTCTGATCAGGATCAGGCATCAGAACAGTATTTTTTTTCATATTGATCAGCCAACCGAAAAGCAGGAGGCTTCCTTATTGCCACCTGCGGCATTACAAATGCTTGTAGAAAATGCTGTTAAGCATAACCGGTTTGCCGTAAATGATCCGTTGCATGTTACGATCCGGTTTACTGATCAGCATATTATTATATCCAATGATTTACGCAAGCGGGCAGAGAATCCGTTTTCAACGGGAGTCGGATTGCCGAATATTAAAAAGAGGTATGAACTGATTACAGACAGTAAAGTAGAGATTACCGAAACAGACGGGCTATTTACCGTAAAACTTCCTTTTCTGTCTGAAGATCTAAAAGAGCAATTTTAA